The following nucleotide sequence is from Candidatus Latescibacter sp..
TTTCAGCACATGCGGCGGCGAATTGCTGTATATATCGGAGATTACCGCCTCGCTGTACTTTTCAAGAACAGCATGGTAATTCCGAATTGCTTCATCGGTGGTGAAAACCGCACGGTAGGGTGTTTTGGCCAGAGCCGACCGTACCTCGGAAAGATCGTGCGCCTTCAGCAATCCCTCGAAGAAGCTGCGGCCAAGCAGGAGTGTTTCGAGTACGCTCAACCGCCCGCTGATGTAACCCCACTCGGAACGGGGGACGCTTTTCGATGCTGAACCGGGCTGTGCAAAAGTTGCATTCATGATCCGAACAGTTCCCTGGCTATATCGCCGGCAAGTGTTTCACGGAGTTCCTTCAGTTTGCTGTCAATAGTGGAATCCACGGAAAAATCCGCCCCTTCCACAACGAAACCTCCGTTTATCCGACGGTCTGATACCACGGCGGTAAATTTTCCGTTCCGATGACGGACTGTATTGACTTCTTCAAGAAACGCGCCCGGTAAAAGTTCGGCGTCTCCGGGACTGACCTTGAGCGTCCCGCCGACTTCAGCAGGGAGAACTTTAAGCCAGAAGGCTATCATCTCCAGATAGTCTTTTGACGGAAGAGAGCGTATTTTCTCCGCCGCCATCAAAAAGACTTCGTCAATCATCCTGTTTTTGGTATGCAGAACTTCCAATCTTCCTTCATGACGGGCGAGGCCTATCTGTCGGGCGGTTTCCGTATCTTCCGCGGCCTGTGCGCGCCGGATGTCATCCTCGAATGTCCGTGTGCATGTATCGCGGGATTGCTCCAGGAGCGCTTCTCTTTCTTCACGGGCTTTATCGAGAATGCGTCTGGCTTCAGTCTCAGCTTCGGCGAAAATGACGGCCTCTACTTTTTCGAAACTCATTTCTCTGACCTTTCCTGAGAAGGCTTACTGTAAGCCGGTCAGAGGGGCGGTGAGAGGCACGGTGAGCCAGGAGGTCATCAGAATTCCCACCAGAAGCGCCACTACCGCATAGGTTTCCACCAGAGCGGGGAAAAGAATGGCGCGCCCGCCTTCATCCGGTCTCTTCCCCACAAGATTGATCGATGCGGCTGAGGTCTGCCCCTGAGCAATGGCGCTCATCAATTCCACCATGCCGACTCCGAGACCCACAAAAAGGAGGGCTACACCGATGGGGGGAGCAAGCTTTACCGCCTCATCGGCGGAAGTGAGAAGCCCGATCCTCAAAGCGATGAATATCGAGCAGATGAAACCGTAGAACCCCTGAGTACCCGGAAGAGCCATCAGAACCAGCAGCTTTCCAAAGAGATCCGGCTTTTCCGAAAGGACTCCCGCCGCCTGTGTGCAGGCAATCCGGATTCCGATGGCGCTTCCGATGCATCCTAACCCGACCGCCATCATCGCTCCGAATACCGCCCAGCCTACGCCATTATGGATAAAGTAGGTATTTAAGACCTGATCCCACATTCTTTTACTCCTCCTTTTTTTACAGTAAGTAACGGGTGTATGTTTGAGAAACCTTATTTATCCAGGGTATTTGTATCAACTTCCGCTGCATATGCAGCTCCTGAAACGAGTTCAGGATGACATGGTCATGCCGAACTTGTTGCCGCTTAGCGGGAACGATGAAACCGTTTCGGCATCTAAACAGAATCAGGATGAAAGGTGTCATGCCGAACTCGTTTCGGCATCTTTATTGCCCGGAGCGGCAAGTAAATCTGTCGTCCTGTACCACGCAGCCTATTTTTCGATCAACTCCATACGGCTGCTCTGAAATCCGAACGGACTGAAAGGAATCCCGCCGCCTTCGTAAAACCGTCCGAACCACTCCAGCAAAATCAACCGTGCAGAATGGACAAACGCCGATAGAATGCTCATGACAAAATTGAATATGTGTCCGAAAATCACCATGCCGAAGAACAGAACCCACCCCACATAGGGCACCTCTTTCAGCATGCCCGCGATAATGTTGAACGACATTCCCACCACCGAGGTGGTCATTCCGAGAGCCATGAGACGGGAATAGCTGATGACATCCCCTATGAAAGCTGTGGTGCCGTAGGTTCCCATGATACCGTAGAGACTGATTACCCCTGTGATGTACCGCCCGATCAAACTTTTCTCATGACGCCCCTGTGTCAGTACAAGCCCGATTGCCGCGAGCAGGAAGAGCACCAAAACCGCTATTTTCGCTCCGCTCGGACCGTTCATAACCAGCAAAAGGGAGAGGGCAAGCAAGCTTCCCAGATACACCAGCCAGAAAATGCCGTCATACACTGCCGAGTGGAAGTCTCCCCGTCGAAAGTCACGGTAGAAACGGAGAAATATCCCGTAAAGCTGGTTAAAAATTCCGATTCCGATTGCGATACCAAGCGCAACCACCGGTTTTGCCATGGGATCGAGAAGGGTAAATTT
It contains:
- a CDS encoding V-type ATP synthase subunit E, which encodes MSFEKVEAVIFAEAETEARRILDKAREEREALLEQSRDTCTRTFEDDIRRAQAAEDTETARQIGLARHEGRLEVLHTKNRMIDEVFLMAAEKIRSLPSKDYLEMIAFWLKVLPAEVGGTLKVSPGDAELLPGAFLEEVNTVRHRNGKFTAVVSDRRINGGFVVEGADFSVDSTIDSKLKELRETLAGDIARELFGS
- a CDS encoding V-type ATP synthase subunit K, encoding MWDQVLNTYFIHNGVGWAVFGAMMAVGLGCIGSAIGIRIACTQAAGVLSEKPDLFGKLLVLMALPGTQGFYGFICSIFIALRIGLLTSADEAVKLAPPIGVALLFVGLGVGMVELMSAIAQGQTSAASINLVGKRPDEGGRAILFPALVETYAVVALLVGILMTSWLTVPLTAPLTGLQ